The DNA window TAACTCCCATTGCCACGTCCCCAGCGCCCCAACTCCCCCCTTCTTGGCATCGCGCTTGCGATAGGCGGCCCGCATGACCGCGATCAGGGCGACGAACAAGGAGAACACGATGAGCACGGATCTCAGGAACTCCCTCGACTCCCAAATCCCCGCGCTGCGAAGGACGGCCAGATGGCTCACGGGCGACTGGAACAAGGCGGAGGATCTCCTGCAGGACACGATGGTCCTCGCGCTCCGCTTCAGCGACAACTTCGCCGAGGGCACGAACCTGCAAGCGTGGCTGACCCGCGTCATGCGCAACCGCCACATCAGCAACCTGCGTCGAAGATCCCTGGAGCAGCAGATCCTGGAGGCCGAAGGCGGCCACGCCC is part of the Pseudomonadota bacterium genome and encodes:
- a CDS encoding sigma-70 family RNA polymerase sigma factor, which translates into the protein MTAIRATNKENTMSTDLRNSLDSQIPALRRTARWLTGDWNKAEDLLQDTMVLALRFSDNFAEGTNLQAWLTRVMRNRHISNLRRRSLEQQILEAEGGHALAAWSIGAMGRRTMHGDGDVSPDNGFCDTVVHAMDELRPEFREVVWLCDVEGMSYSDAASAISCPVGTIMSRLHRGRRALRRRLGSRRSVEAAA